Proteins encoded by one window of Aphis gossypii isolate Hap1 chromosome X, ASM2018417v2, whole genome shotgun sequence:
- the LOC114132776 gene encoding uncharacterized protein LOC114132776 isoform X1, protein MPSSRKRLLRSMINTITNILNPKTFMLWILLFVVIIWTYTYNSLTTYEVIVSEARTSSLNYDKSGYLINTTGCRIPEMYLNGPEIEKSFNPNVKLNCRTTWNYTLPLVTSDLTSLRLNKSAWATLNINEGCTNFKCYYTPVERDNHQDPKEYNDNNVKFGQKIYFVNNITVPDEMVEVVCTLNSNIIYKHYHIFIRPTSSVKNRKDGDVSVLVLGLDSVSRMNFHRQMPKTSAFLSEIGTVEMLGYNKVEDNTFPNMIPVLSGMSIEELKKNCWPKYEDYFDKCHFVWDDFKQANFSTTFVEDSPIIGMFNYLKSGFSKKPTNHYLRPIMLEAEKNLGHEYFGNTICCIGPQLGMTLLFDYAFKIALSMTNHLYMNVFWTTSLTHDYIEYPKFGDNDLRDFFDKFNKSGELNKTVVILMSDHGIRWGPFRDTYQGSLEDKLPMLKFIIPEWFQNMYPNAMKNLNKNTIRLTTPYDLHETLLEFINTKQLNDDSIARRTKMTGNKRGISLFLEIPENKTCDTAGIPKNYCACHEKRVELSVGNSNVVEAAKVLMQYINSKLSMYTLCAYLTLYEIHKASVEMGKDNSSVKDYEIQVTTVPGFAKFEATLRQFNGNFKMIGSVSRLNVYGNQSICVNDSKMKLLCYCIH, encoded by the exons ATGCCATCTTCAAGAAAACGGTTACTCAG ATCAATGATAAATACGATTACGAACATTTTAAACCCAAAGACATTCATGCTATGGATTCTATTATTCGTAGTAATAATCTGGACTTACACATATAATTCGTTGACTACATATGAGGTGATTGTCAGTGAAGCCCGTACATCCAGCTTAAACTACG ATAAGTCtggatatttaattaatacaacagGATGTCGAATCCCAGAGATGTATTTGAATGGACCtgaaatagaaaaatcttTTAATCCAAACGTAAAACTTAATTGTAGAACGACATGGAATTATACTTTGCCATTAGTTACTTCAGATTTAACATCTCTAAGATTGAATAAGAGTGCATGGGCTACTTTAAATATCAATGAGGGatgtacaaatttcaaatgttattatactccAGTAGAAAGAGACAACCATCAAGATCCTAaagaatataatgataataatgtgaa atttggccagaaaatatattttgtaaacaatataacaGTTCCAGATGAAATGGTTGAAGTAGTATGTACATTAAATtcgaatataatttacaaacactACCATATTTTCATACGCCCAACTTCGTCAGTAAAAAATCGAAAAGACGGAGATGTAAGTGTATTAGTTTTGGGTTTGGATTCAGTATCTCGTATGAACTTTCATCGTCAAATGCCAAAAACTAGTGCGTTCTTGTCGGAAATTGGCACTGTGGAAATGTTAGGTTATAATAAAGTTGAGGATAACACGTTTCCAAATATGATTCCCGTACTAAGTGGAATGTCAATAgaagagttaaaaaaaaattgttggccTAAATACGAAGACTATTTTGACAAGTGTCATTTTGTGTGGGACGATTTTAAACAAGCTAATTTTAGCACAACTTTTGTAGAAGATAGTCCTATAATTggaatgtttaattatttaaaatctggattttcaaaaaaacctaCTAACCATTATTTAAGACCAATCATGTTAGAAGCTGAAAAAAACTTGGGGCACGAATATTTTGGAAACACAATATGTTGTATTGGCCCTCAGTTGGGTATGACCTTGTTGTTTGATTATgcttttaaaattgcattatcTATGACTAATCACTTATACATGAATGTATTTTGGACGACGAGCCTAACGCACGATTACATAGAGTATCCAAAATTTGGCGACAATGACTTAAGGGACTTTTTTGATAAGTTTAACAAGTCTGGCGAACTAAACAAAACGGTTGTCATTCTAATGAGTGATCACGGAATAAGGTGGGGACCCTTTAGAGACACATACCAGGGTAGTTTGGAAGATAAACTACCAATGTTGAAATTCATTATACCAGAATGGTTTCAAAACATGTATCCCAACGCaatgaaaaatttgaataaaaacacaattcgACTTACAACACCGTATGATTTACACGAGACGCTATTAGAGTTCATTAACACGAAACAGCTTAACGACGATTCAATTGCGAGACGAACGAAAATGACTGGAAATAAAAGAGGTATTAGTTTGTTTCTCGAGATTCCAGAAAATAAAACTTGTGATACAGCGGGAATACCAAAAAACTATTGTGCGTGCCATGAAAAGAGGGTGGAATTATCTGTGGGCAACTCAAATGTCGTTGAAGCGGCAAAAGTATTAatgcaatatataaattcaaagttATCGATGTATACACTTTGCGCATATCTAACGCTGTATGAGATCCATAAAGCGTCAGTAGAAATGGGAAAAGATAATTCTTCGGTGAAAGATTACGAGATACAAGTAACTACTGTTCCTGGATTTGCAAAATTCGAAGCCACATTAAGACAATTTAacggtaattttaaaatgataggtTCAGTAAGTAGATTAAATGTATATGGCAATCAAAGTATTTGTGTAAATGActctaaaatgaaattattgtgttattgtatacattaa
- the LOC114132776 gene encoding uncharacterized protein LOC114132776 isoform X2: MINTITNILNPKTFMLWILLFVVIIWTYTYNSLTTYEVIVSEARTSSLNYDKSGYLINTTGCRIPEMYLNGPEIEKSFNPNVKLNCRTTWNYTLPLVTSDLTSLRLNKSAWATLNINEGCTNFKCYYTPVERDNHQDPKEYNDNNVKFGQKIYFVNNITVPDEMVEVVCTLNSNIIYKHYHIFIRPTSSVKNRKDGDVSVLVLGLDSVSRMNFHRQMPKTSAFLSEIGTVEMLGYNKVEDNTFPNMIPVLSGMSIEELKKNCWPKYEDYFDKCHFVWDDFKQANFSTTFVEDSPIIGMFNYLKSGFSKKPTNHYLRPIMLEAEKNLGHEYFGNTICCIGPQLGMTLLFDYAFKIALSMTNHLYMNVFWTTSLTHDYIEYPKFGDNDLRDFFDKFNKSGELNKTVVILMSDHGIRWGPFRDTYQGSLEDKLPMLKFIIPEWFQNMYPNAMKNLNKNTIRLTTPYDLHETLLEFINTKQLNDDSIARRTKMTGNKRGISLFLEIPENKTCDTAGIPKNYCACHEKRVELSVGNSNVVEAAKVLMQYINSKLSMYTLCAYLTLYEIHKASVEMGKDNSSVKDYEIQVTTVPGFAKFEATLRQFNGNFKMIGSVSRLNVYGNQSICVNDSKMKLLCYCIH; encoded by the exons ATGATAAATACGATTACGAACATTTTAAACCCAAAGACATTCATGCTATGGATTCTATTATTCGTAGTAATAATCTGGACTTACACATATAATTCGTTGACTACATATGAGGTGATTGTCAGTGAAGCCCGTACATCCAGCTTAAACTACG ATAAGTCtggatatttaattaatacaacagGATGTCGAATCCCAGAGATGTATTTGAATGGACCtgaaatagaaaaatcttTTAATCCAAACGTAAAACTTAATTGTAGAACGACATGGAATTATACTTTGCCATTAGTTACTTCAGATTTAACATCTCTAAGATTGAATAAGAGTGCATGGGCTACTTTAAATATCAATGAGGGatgtacaaatttcaaatgttattatactccAGTAGAAAGAGACAACCATCAAGATCCTAaagaatataatgataataatgtgaa atttggccagaaaatatattttgtaaacaatataacaGTTCCAGATGAAATGGTTGAAGTAGTATGTACATTAAATtcgaatataatttacaaacactACCATATTTTCATACGCCCAACTTCGTCAGTAAAAAATCGAAAAGACGGAGATGTAAGTGTATTAGTTTTGGGTTTGGATTCAGTATCTCGTATGAACTTTCATCGTCAAATGCCAAAAACTAGTGCGTTCTTGTCGGAAATTGGCACTGTGGAAATGTTAGGTTATAATAAAGTTGAGGATAACACGTTTCCAAATATGATTCCCGTACTAAGTGGAATGTCAATAgaagagttaaaaaaaaattgttggccTAAATACGAAGACTATTTTGACAAGTGTCATTTTGTGTGGGACGATTTTAAACAAGCTAATTTTAGCACAACTTTTGTAGAAGATAGTCCTATAATTggaatgtttaattatttaaaatctggattttcaaaaaaacctaCTAACCATTATTTAAGACCAATCATGTTAGAAGCTGAAAAAAACTTGGGGCACGAATATTTTGGAAACACAATATGTTGTATTGGCCCTCAGTTGGGTATGACCTTGTTGTTTGATTATgcttttaaaattgcattatcTATGACTAATCACTTATACATGAATGTATTTTGGACGACGAGCCTAACGCACGATTACATAGAGTATCCAAAATTTGGCGACAATGACTTAAGGGACTTTTTTGATAAGTTTAACAAGTCTGGCGAACTAAACAAAACGGTTGTCATTCTAATGAGTGATCACGGAATAAGGTGGGGACCCTTTAGAGACACATACCAGGGTAGTTTGGAAGATAAACTACCAATGTTGAAATTCATTATACCAGAATGGTTTCAAAACATGTATCCCAACGCaatgaaaaatttgaataaaaacacaattcgACTTACAACACCGTATGATTTACACGAGACGCTATTAGAGTTCATTAACACGAAACAGCTTAACGACGATTCAATTGCGAGACGAACGAAAATGACTGGAAATAAAAGAGGTATTAGTTTGTTTCTCGAGATTCCAGAAAATAAAACTTGTGATACAGCGGGAATACCAAAAAACTATTGTGCGTGCCATGAAAAGAGGGTGGAATTATCTGTGGGCAACTCAAATGTCGTTGAAGCGGCAAAAGTATTAatgcaatatataaattcaaagttATCGATGTATACACTTTGCGCATATCTAACGCTGTATGAGATCCATAAAGCGTCAGTAGAAATGGGAAAAGATAATTCTTCGGTGAAAGATTACGAGATACAAGTAACTACTGTTCCTGGATTTGCAAAATTCGAAGCCACATTAAGACAATTTAacggtaattttaaaatgataggtTCAGTAAGTAGATTAAATGTATATGGCAATCAAAGTATTTGTGTAAATGActctaaaatgaaattattgtgttattgtatacattaa